From the genome of Planktothrix serta PCC 8927:
NNNNNNNNNNNNNNNNNNNNNNNNNNNNNNNNNNNNNNNNNNNNNNNNNNNNNNNNNNNNNNNNNNNNNNNNNNNNNNNNNNNNNNNNNNNNNNNNNNNNNNNNNNNNNNNNNNNNNNNNNNNNNNNNNNNNNNNNNNNNNNNNNNNNNNNNNNNNNNNNNNNNNNNNNNNNNNNNNNNNNNNNNNNNNNNNNNNNNNNNNNNNNNNNNNNNNNNNNNNNNNNNNNNNNNNNNNNNNNNNNNNNNNNNNNNNNNNNNNNNNNNNNNNNNNNNNNNNNNNNNNNNNNNNNNNNNNNNNNNNNNNNNNNNNNNNNNNNNNNNNNNNNNNNNNNNNNNNNNNNNNNNNNNNNNNNNNNNNNNNNNNNNNNNNNNNNNNNNNNNNNNNNNNNNNNNNNNNNNNNNNNNNNNNNNNNNNNNNNNNNNNNNNNNNNNNNNNNNNAAAGTCTACGAACGAGTTAGTAATTCCCGGCAAGATTTTTTACACAAACTTAGTTATAAGTTAGTCAGCGATAGCCAAGCTGTGATCGTAGAAAATCTTCATGTCAAAGGCATGGTTCGTAATCACAATTTAGCTCAGGCAATATCTGATTGTGGATGGGGAACTTTCACTAATTTCTTAGCTTACAAACTAGGTCGAAAAGGCGGTAAGTTAGTCGAGATTGATAGATGGTTTCCCAGTTCCAAACTCTGTTCTAATTGTTTCTATCAAGTTAGTGAGATGCCATTAGATGTGAGGGAATGGACTTGTCCCCATTGTGGTAGTGATCATGACCGTGATGGAAACGCCGCGCTCAATATTAGAGCCGAAGGCATCAGAATGCTGGCATTG
Proteins encoded in this window:
- a CDS encoding RNA-guided endonuclease InsQ/TnpB family protein encodes the protein KVYERVSNSRQDFLHKLSYKLVSDSQAVIVENLHVKGMVRNHNLAQAISDCGWGTFTNFLAYKLGRKGGKLVEIDRWFPSSKLCSNCFYQVSEMPLDVREWTCPHCGSDHDRDGNAALNIRAEGIRMLALSAVEMLAYGWCSRFCCRRGCKTRSGAKA